The following proteins come from a genomic window of Microbacterium sp. JZ31:
- a CDS encoding HAD family hydrolase — MSTHEAPTATAGAQPRGGRKLIALDLDGTVLFEDESFSPGVEDAVRRATDAGHIVTIATGRSWEATSYILHGLAILPEYVVCSNGAAILSRDADQETGYARHTVETFDPSEVLTLLHEHLPDGNYLVELADGSRLYTHFVDDWGLQRDNARCVDFEEMKGQQVARVVVVSPEHNGGGRTNGDFIRLIEQIGLTGVSYAVGWSAWLDIAPKGVDKSTALERVREWQEIAPQDVVVIGDGRNDIGMFEWAKAHGGRAFVMADSPEEVVAASTDPTGSVEEGGVAQAIDVVLGDA; from the coding sequence GTGAGCACGCACGAGGCACCCACCGCCACGGCCGGTGCACAGCCGCGCGGCGGCCGCAAGCTCATCGCACTCGACCTCGACGGCACCGTGCTGTTCGAGGACGAGTCGTTCAGCCCCGGCGTCGAGGACGCCGTGCGCCGCGCGACGGACGCGGGTCACATCGTCACGATCGCGACGGGACGCAGCTGGGAGGCGACCTCCTACATCCTGCATGGCCTCGCGATCCTGCCCGAGTACGTCGTGTGCTCGAACGGGGCGGCGATCCTGTCTCGCGACGCGGATCAGGAGACCGGCTACGCGCGGCACACGGTCGAGACGTTCGATCCCAGCGAGGTGCTGACGCTTCTTCACGAGCACCTTCCCGACGGCAACTACCTCGTGGAGCTGGCCGACGGCTCGCGCCTCTACACGCACTTCGTGGACGACTGGGGTCTGCAGCGGGACAACGCCCGCTGCGTCGACTTCGAGGAGATGAAGGGCCAGCAGGTCGCCCGCGTCGTGGTGGTCTCGCCCGAGCACAACGGCGGCGGACGCACCAACGGCGACTTCATCCGGCTGATCGAGCAGATCGGTCTGACCGGCGTCTCGTACGCCGTCGGCTGGAGCGCCTGGCTCGACATCGCCCCGAAGGGCGTGGACAAGTCGACCGCGCTCGAGCGGGTGCGGGAGTGGCAGGAGATCGCCCCGCAGGACGTTGTCGTGATCGGCGACGGCCGCAACGACATCGGCATGTTCGAGTGGGCCAAGGCGCACGGCGGCCGGGCGTTCGTGATGGCGGACTCGCCGGAAGAGGTCGTCGCAGCGTCGACGGATCCGACGGGATCGGTCGAGGAGGGCGGCGTCGCGCAGGCGATCGACGTCGTGCTCGGCGACGCGTGA
- a CDS encoding HNH endonuclease signature motif containing protein, whose product MAGTPFEGRWDLTDTQREQVRTIKEAFASLAKMKAGVAAIEASLHAQAIAYDVLTAIPGAPSKYQVPIRAMAADLATVERVSDTTVRSRMDDAALMIQHFPSTFTALARAEISAAHASAICDEGARLGDDATRVRYEQIALQFTDTTPAKLRPICQAIAERLEPRTIAERHEEANARRGLWITPDSDGMADVVLRIDAALAAGIGDRTMAIARTVKAGSPPEEEDPRTLAQVQADVATDLLLTGAPTAHGEGLDGIRASVQITIPAEVITGGDDKAAHVTGVGAVPPATARRLAGKAHTWARLFLDAKTGVPTAVDCYVPSADQRRFLIARDETCRFPGCRRSVRRCDIDHTTPYSEGGATDVDNLGALCRAHHVLKHHSGWRARNLGAGVFEWITPTGETLHEKAPPAVRFSALAAADADPPPF is encoded by the coding sequence ATGGCAGGCACCCCGTTCGAGGGCCGCTGGGATCTCACCGACACCCAGCGCGAACAGGTGCGCACCATCAAGGAGGCGTTCGCCAGCCTCGCGAAGATGAAGGCCGGCGTCGCGGCCATCGAGGCGTCTCTGCACGCGCAGGCGATCGCGTACGACGTACTCACGGCCATCCCCGGCGCTCCGTCGAAGTACCAGGTGCCCATCCGCGCCATGGCCGCGGACCTCGCCACGGTCGAGCGCGTGTCCGACACCACCGTGCGCAGCAGGATGGACGACGCCGCCCTGATGATCCAGCACTTCCCGTCGACGTTCACCGCACTCGCGCGGGCGGAGATCTCCGCCGCGCACGCGAGCGCGATCTGCGACGAGGGCGCGCGCCTCGGCGACGACGCGACACGCGTCCGGTACGAGCAGATCGCGCTGCAGTTCACGGACACGACTCCGGCGAAGCTGCGGCCGATCTGCCAGGCGATCGCCGAGCGGCTCGAGCCCCGTACGATCGCCGAGCGCCACGAGGAGGCGAACGCGCGTCGCGGGCTGTGGATCACGCCCGACAGCGACGGCATGGCCGACGTCGTCCTGCGCATCGACGCGGCTCTCGCCGCGGGCATCGGTGATCGCACGATGGCCATCGCACGCACCGTGAAGGCGGGATCGCCGCCCGAGGAAGAGGATCCACGCACGCTCGCGCAGGTGCAGGCCGACGTCGCCACCGACCTGCTGCTGACCGGCGCCCCGACCGCGCACGGCGAGGGCCTCGACGGCATCCGCGCCAGCGTGCAGATCACCATCCCGGCCGAGGTCATCACGGGTGGCGACGACAAGGCGGCTCACGTGACGGGCGTCGGCGCGGTCCCACCGGCGACCGCCCGCCGCCTGGCGGGCAAGGCGCACACCTGGGCCCGGCTTTTCCTCGATGCGAAGACGGGAGTCCCGACCGCGGTCGACTGCTACGTGCCATCCGCCGACCAGCGCCGGTTCCTCATCGCACGCGACGAGACGTGCCGCTTCCCCGGCTGCCGGCGTTCGGTCCGCCGCTGCGACATCGACCACACGACGCCCTACTCCGAGGGCGGCGCCACCGACGTCGACAACCTCGGCGCGCTGTGTCGCGCGCACCACGTGCTCAAGCATCACTCCGGCTGGCGCGCCCGCAACCTCGGTGCCGGCGTCTTCGAATGGATCACGCCCACGGGCGAGACGCTCCACGAGAAGGCGCCGCCCGCCGTGCGCTTCTCCGCGTTGGCCGCTGCGGACGCCGATCCGCCGCCGTTCTGA
- the serS gene encoding serine--tRNA ligase, translating to MIDPVLLRDNPDLVIRSQVARGHSPETVSAAVDAEKVRRSAITAFEELRAEQNAFGKTVAAAPKEEKPALVAQAKDLAGRVKEAQQAVTAAEEAFTAAMASIENVVLDGVPEGGEDDFVVLREVGDRPAFAFEPLDHLALGEKLGAIDMERGAKVSGARFYFLKGVGARLEIALMNYALNKALEAGFTPMITPTLVRPDIMSGTGFLGAHADEIYRLEADDLYLVGTSEVALAGYHKDEIVDLQNGPLRYAGWSTCYRREAGSYGKDTRGIIRVHQFNKLEMFVYTKPEEAAAEHERLLALEEEMLQSLGLAYRVIDVAAGDLGSSAARKYDTEAWVPTQGAYRELTSTSNCTTYQARRLDIRHRPVSPEGAPAAKTEHVATLNGTLATTRWIVALLETHQRADGSVVVPEVLRPYLGGLEVLEPVA from the coding sequence GTGATCGATCCCGTGCTGCTCCGCGACAACCCCGACCTCGTGATCCGCTCGCAGGTGGCGCGCGGGCACTCGCCCGAGACGGTGTCGGCGGCGGTCGATGCCGAGAAGGTCCGCCGGAGCGCCATCACGGCGTTCGAGGAGCTGCGCGCCGAGCAGAACGCGTTCGGCAAGACGGTCGCGGCGGCTCCGAAGGAGGAGAAGCCCGCGCTCGTGGCGCAGGCGAAGGATCTGGCGGGGCGCGTGAAGGAGGCGCAGCAGGCCGTGACAGCGGCCGAGGAGGCGTTCACCGCAGCCATGGCGTCGATCGAGAACGTGGTGCTCGACGGTGTGCCGGAGGGTGGCGAGGACGACTTCGTCGTGCTGCGCGAGGTCGGCGACCGGCCGGCCTTCGCGTTCGAGCCCCTCGACCACCTGGCGCTCGGCGAGAAGCTCGGCGCGATCGACATGGAGCGCGGGGCGAAGGTGTCGGGCGCGCGGTTCTACTTCCTGAAGGGCGTGGGCGCGCGCCTCGAGATCGCCCTCATGAACTACGCGCTGAACAAGGCGCTCGAGGCCGGCTTCACGCCCATGATCACGCCGACGCTCGTGCGCCCCGACATCATGTCGGGCACGGGCTTCCTCGGCGCGCACGCCGACGAGATCTACCGCCTCGAGGCCGACGACCTCTACCTCGTCGGCACCAGCGAGGTCGCACTCGCCGGCTACCACAAGGACGAGATCGTCGACCTCCAGAACGGTCCGCTCCGCTATGCCGGCTGGTCGACGTGCTACCGCCGCGAGGCCGGCTCGTACGGCAAGGACACCCGTGGCATCATCCGCGTGCACCAGTTCAACAAGCTCGAGATGTTCGTCTACACCAAGCCTGAGGAAGCCGCCGCCGAGCATGAGCGCCTGCTCGCGCTCGAGGAGGAGATGCTGCAGTCGCTCGGCCTCGCGTACCGCGTGATCGACGTGGCGGCCGGCGACCTCGGATCCAGCGCTGCCCGCAAGTACGACACCGAGGCCTGGGTGCCGACGCAGGGCGCCTACCGGGAGCTGACGTCGACGTCCAACTGCACCACCTACCAGGCGCGCCGCCTCGACATCCGCCACCGTCCCGTCTCGCCGGAGGGGGCGCCCGCCGCGAAGACGGAGCACGTCGCGACGCTGAACGGCACGCTCGCCACCACCCGCTGGATCGTGGCGCTGCTCGAGACGCACCAGCGTGCCGACGGCTCGGTCGTCGTGCCCGAGGTGCTGCGGCCCTACCTGGGCGGCCTCGAGGTTCTGGAGCCGGTCGCGTGA
- a CDS encoding GNAT family N-acetyltransferase, translated as MDALDAVPWPVRTERLAIRRALPEDAEVAWRWRSLPEVGEWITRAPTDYDDFAEQFTAPFRLAVTLIIELDGRPIGDLMLKIEDGWAQAEVAAQGEGVQAELGWTLDPAFQGHGYATEAVRGAIGVCFGPLGLRRVHAGCFAANEPSWRVMERLGMRREEYSRKTGLHRSGEWMDGMNYGLLAEEWTG; from the coding sequence ATGGATGCCCTCGATGCCGTCCCGTGGCCCGTCCGCACCGAGAGGCTCGCGATCCGGCGAGCGCTGCCCGAGGACGCCGAGGTCGCGTGGCGCTGGCGGAGCCTGCCGGAGGTGGGCGAGTGGATCACGCGGGCGCCGACCGACTACGACGACTTCGCCGAGCAGTTCACGGCGCCGTTCCGGCTGGCCGTCACCTTGATCATCGAACTCGACGGCCGGCCCATCGGCGACCTCATGCTCAAGATCGAGGACGGCTGGGCCCAGGCCGAGGTCGCCGCACAGGGCGAGGGCGTGCAGGCCGAGCTTGGCTGGACGCTCGACCCGGCCTTCCAGGGGCACGGTTATGCGACCGAGGCCGTGCGCGGCGCGATCGGCGTGTGCTTCGGCCCGCTCGGGCTCCGTCGCGTGCACGCGGGCTGCTTCGCGGCGAACGAGCCCTCCTGGCGGGTGATGGAGCGCCTCGGCATGCGCCGCGAGGAGTACAGCCGCAAGACGGGCCTGCACCGCTCGGGCGAGTGGATGGACGGCATGAACTACGGGCTGCTCGCCGAGGAGTGGACAGGATGA